The DNA segment ACGGAAGGCCACAAGCCCAGCGGCGGCCGCATGACGGCCACCGTCGCCGCGGCGGCCGCCGCGCTCATGGCGCCGCCGAGAAATGCACGCCGCTGCCAGTTCGGCGCGCGCGGCGTCCCGGCAAAACGCAGGCTGGCCGGGTTGCGGGCCACCACCAGCCGGCTGGCCTCGCCCAGTTGCGCCCATCGCTGCCGTGCCACGGACAAAGCCGCCTGGTTGGCGGGATCCGCCATGCACCAGCGCCGCAGCGCGGCGCCGTCGGCCTGCGTCATCTCGCCCGCCGCCACGCGGCGCACCCAGGCGAGCGCCTGCCGCTCGATCGCGTCAAGCGTGCGTTCCGGTTGTAGCGCAGGATTCATCATTCGTATCATGGCATCAAGCGAGCCGCCACCGTGGTTTGCCCGTGGACATAGACAAGACGGTTGGGAAGCGACAGATCGGCATGCTTTTTTTCATCCATGCTTGGGGCTATGGGCCATGCAGTATTCATGAGCACGCTTGAGCTCCAGGCCGATCAGGCGCGGCGACACGCCGAAGCGCACCGCGGCCTCCTGGTTCGACAGTTCATCGACCCGCACCGCGAGAAAGATCGCCCGTCGGCGTGGCGGCATGCTTTCGATGAGGCGTGCAACGGCCTCGACCTCGTCACGCGCCGCAACCGTTTGCGCGGGGCCGGGCGCAGGGTCGGCAATCTCGGCCATGAGCGTCTCCATCTCTTCGGCGCTCATGTAACGGCGCTCGCGCTGCAGCCGGTCCAGCGCCAGGTTGGTGGCCATGCGCATCAGGTAGGCAGCCGGGCTCTTGACCGGATCGCCCTGCTCCTTGCGGTCTTCCAGGTGCACCCAGGTATCGTGCAGCGCATCGCTGGCGAGTTCGGCCGAGCCCAGGCGCCATGTCAGGCGGCGCTTGAGGTCGTCGTAGCGTTGCGCGAGCAACTCGCGCAGGCTGGAGCGGCTGGAGCGGCTGGAGTCGCTCATCTATCGGCTCGCCTGCCGGCCGCAGGGCGGCTGGCACGAGCCGGAGCGGGCCGCCGCCGCATCACAGCGCACCGGCTTGACCAGCAGCACGAATGCCT comes from the Cupriavidus basilensis genome and includes:
- a CDS encoding RNA polymerase sigma factor, which codes for MSDSSRSSRSSLRELLAQRYDDLKRRLTWRLGSAELASDALHDTWVHLEDRKEQGDPVKSPAAYLMRMATNLALDRLQRERRYMSAEEMETLMAEIADPAPGPAQTVAARDEVEAVARLIESMPPRRRAIFLAVRVDELSNQEAAVRFGVSPRLIGLELKRAHEYCMAHSPKHG